The Streptomyces sp. NBC_01317 genomic interval GAACCCCATGAAGCCCTCCACGGGTGCGGCGATCTCCAGCCAGTGGTCCAGCTTCTCCCTGGGGGCGTGGCGGCCCAGGACGATGCAGCGGGCGTTTCGTCCGCCTCGGCGGGCGGTACGGGCCACGGCCTCGGCGTCCTCGCGGGTCTCCAGGCCTTCCACCTTCCAGATCGCGGGCTCCACGCCCCGGTCCTGGAGGTACTCCATCACCCGTACCGTGGCCGCACCGCGCAGTTCCTTGTCGTACCGGTCGGCCGAGCCGTCGACCGCCGCGAGGTCGGCCTCGGTAGCCGGCACCAGCAGTTCGAGGATGAGGCTGCGGCCCGCGGAATTCCCCCAGGAAACGACCCGTGCCAGTCGCGCGGCCTGTGCTTTCCGGTCGGATTCCTCGTAGCCCGGATTATCACGTACCAGAACTTTCGAGAACGCGGCCGGAAAGTATTCGGCATGCTGCTGCCAAGCGGCTCCGTACTCGAAATGGAACCAGTCCTGGCCGCTCTCCTCGATCGGCATGGCCAGGTCGATCTGCCCGCTCAGCAGTGCCAGTTCGGCCGCAGTCGCCCCGTAGCGTTCGTCGATGAGCAGGCCGGCCCTGGTCGATTCCGGGAAATGCGGCAGAGCGTCCAGGACCGCTTCGTACACCAGCAATTTGCCGTCGGCGATCCTCGCCGCCTGCGACGGTGTCGGGGCGGCGGTCAATTGGTAAAGGTCGGTTTCGAGGCTCGCCCGGTGGTCAACGGCGCAGATCAGGAGATCTTCATGACGTGCTGCGTTCTCAGGGTTGGCGGGATTGTTCTGCGCTGTCCAGGACAAATTAATCCCTCCTCGCTTTTCCCCCTTGAATTTTAACCGGGTGCGGGGCGGTGCGCCACGTACCGCGGCACCCGCATACAGCGGCTGCCGTACGCCGAGGAGCCTGCCGACAGACGACGACGATGACATGTCCCGGGATGAACCATGGGGACACATTCCCTGGAGCTGGCCGCGGCGTCCGCCGGCCGGTTCCGGGCGGGGCGCCGCGCAGGTGCCCCGATCCCGACAGGAGCGCTCTCTTCGTGGCTACCTTCCTCTACCGACTGGGTCATCTCGCGTTCCGGAAACGGCGGTGGGTGGCGTTGATATGGGTGGCGATCCTGGCGGCCACCGCCTTCGCCGCCGTCAAGGCCCCCACCGCGCCCGACGACGGGTTCGCGATGCCGGGCACGGAGTCGCGAACGCCTTCGACCTGCTGGACCAGCGCTTCCCCGTGGGCAACTCCGAGGGCGCGGACGCCCGCCTCGTCTTCGTCGCGCCGGACGGCCAGAAGATCACCGCGTCGCGGTACGGGGAAGCCGTCGAGGCGGCCGTCACCTCGGTCGCCGACGGCGGGCAGGTCGCGTCGGCCGTGGACCCGTTCGAGGGTCAGGCGGTGAGCGAGGACGGCTCGACGGCGTACTCCAGCATCTCGTACGACGCCAAGGCCGAAGATCTCACCGACGCCACGAAGAAGGTGCTCACCGACGCGGCCGACGAGGCGCGTGAGGCGGGTCTGACCGTCGAGATCGGGGGGTCCGCGCTGGGGGTCGCGCCCGAGTTCGGCGGGACCACCGAGATCATCGGCGTGGCCGTCGCCGCGGTGGTGCTGCTCATCACCTTCGGGTCGCTCGTGGCGGCGGGTCTGCCGCTGCTCACGGCCCTGTTGAGCATCGGCGTCGGTGTGTCCGGGATCGTCGCCGTGGGTCTCTCCACGACGACCACCACCCTCTCCTTGATGCTGGGGCTCGCGGTGGGCATCGACTACGCGCTGTTCATCGTCTCGCGCTACAGCGCGGAACGGAGCGCGGGGCACGATCCCGCGCGGGCGGCCGCCCGCGCCACCGGAACGGCCGGCTCCGCGGTGGTGTTCGCGGGGCTCACCGTGGTCATCGCGCTCGCGGGACTGTCCGTGGTGGGCGTTCCCACGCTCACGAAGATGGGCCTGGCCGTGGCGGCGACGGTGGTCATCGCGGTCCTGATCGCGGTGACCCTGGTGCCCGCGGTCCTGGGCTTCGGGCCGGACGCCGTCCTCCCCCGCAAGGCGCGCAAAGCCCTGCGCAGTGGCGACGACGGCGGTACGTCGGGCACGCGGCCGCTCCGAAGTACGGAGCCGGCCCCCGCGGCCGGGCCCAACATGGGCGCACGCTGGGCCCGCTTCGTGGTGGGCCGGCCCCTGCCCGTCCTGCTGCTGAGCGTCGTCGGCCTGGGCATCCTCGCGGTGCCGGTCCTCGACCTGCGCCTCGGCCTGCCCGGTGACGAGGCGCAGCCCACCTCGACCACCCAGCGCCGTGCCTACGACGCGCTGGCGGAGGGCTTCGGGCCCGGCTTCAACGGTCCCCTGACCGTGGTCGTCGACGCGAAGGGCGCCAAGGACCCGAAGGCGGCGGCGGAGGAGGTCGGCAAGAAGCTGGCCGCGACGGACGGTGTGGTGTCCGTGTCGCCTCCCCTGTTCAACCCGTCCGGCGACACCTCTCCGTGGCCGCGTCGTTCGGCGTGATCGTCGCCGTCTTCCAGTGGGGATGGCTGGCCGGCCTCGTCGGTGTCGAGCAGACCGGCCCCGTGATGAGCATGATGCCGATCTTCCTGATCGGCGTGGTCTTCGGGCTCGCCATGGACTACGAGGTCTTCCTCGTGACCCGGATGCGCGAGGCGCACACCCACGGCGAAAGCTCCGGGCAGGCCATCGTCACCGGATTCCGGCACAGCGCACGGGTGGTCGTCGCGGCGGCCGTCATCATGATCGCTGTCTTCGCCGGGTTCATCGGGTCCGGGGAATCCCTGATCAAGATGATGGGGGTGGGGCTCGCCTCCGCCATCCTCTTCGACGCGTTTGTCGTCCGCATGACCATCGTGCCCGCCGTCCTGGCCCTGCTGGGCGACAAGGCGTGGTGGATGCCGCACTGCCTGGAGAAGGTCGTGCCCCCCGTGGACGTGGAGGGTGAGGCACTGGGCCAGGGACAGCCCGGCCGGGCCCTTCCGGGACACCGGGGCGACCAGGACCGCGAGGCGGTTCACGTCTGAGAGTCCCGTCTGACGGGTCTCGTACGCGCGCGGGAGGGCCACACGTGGCGACACGCGTGGCCTTCCTCCGCGGCCCACCCCGTACTCTCCGTCGCCGACGGCGGCCGGACCGAGGAGTTCGACGACGACGGCCGGACCCAGGAGGAAGAGTCCAGCATGACCATCGCCACCACCGACCGGCACCGTCCGGACGGGCGCCGGCCCACCCAAGGCGACTGCCTTCTCGCCCTCGCTCTGTACGGTGTCGCGGTCGCCGGGCTCTCCATGGCCGGCGACCTCGATCCCTCCGGCCTCGTGATCATGGCTCCCGCGTGTGCCATGTCGGTGTGGCACCGGGCCCGTCCTAGGACGGTGGTCGTGCTGGCCACCCTGTGCACCCTCGCCCTGGGAGTCCTGGGCGCCGAATTCACCCCGTTGCTGATGGCCCCGGTGCTCGCCGCCGTGTATCTCCTGCCCCAGCAGGCCGAGCGCCGTACGGCCCAGGTCTTCTCCGTCACCGCGGTGAGCCTGCTGTTGGTCACGTCGCTGGCGTTCGGGACGGGAGGCATCCTGGGGCACGAACGGCTCGGCTTCGTCCCCTGGGTCCTGCTCGCCGGCGCCATCGGCGACGCGGTCCGCAACCGGCGTGACTACGTGCGGGCCGTGGAGGCGCGGGCGGAACTGGCCGAACGTACGCGGGAGGAAGAGGCACGCCGGCGGGTCGGCGAGGAACGCGTGCGGATCGCCCGGGACCTGCACGACGTCATCGCCCACCACATCGCGCTCGCCCACGCCCAGGCGGGCACCGCCGCGCACCTGCTGCACAGCAACCCCGGGCAGGCGCAGCGCCTGCTGGAGCACCTGACGGACACCACGTCCTCGGCACTGCGGGAGCTGAAGGCGACCCTCGGCCTGCTGCGCCGGACCGATCACCCGGACGCTCCCCTGGAGCCGGCCCCCGGCCTCGTACAACTGCCCGACCTGGTCACCGCGTTCGGGAAGGCGGGGCTGAGGGTCACCGTCTCGTCGCGGGGGACCGTACAGTCCCTTTCGCCCGGCGCCGATCTGACGGCGTACCGAGTGGTCCAGGAAGCGCTGACCAACGTGGCCAAGCACGCGGGCACCGGCGACGCCGCCGTACACCTGGACTACTCCCGCCGACACCTCACGATCACTGTGTCCGACGACGGACAGCCGATCGAACAGGCGGACCGGACCCCCGGCTACGGGCTGATCGGCATGCGGGAGCGGGCCCGGTCCGCCGGCGGGCAGCTCTTGGCGGGGCGGCGTCCGCAGGGCGGCTTCGAAGTGACCATGGAACTGCCCCTGCTGAACGACAGCACGGGCCGGCGCGGCGCGCCCGAAGAAGAAAGCGTGACGCCATGACCATCCGGGTGGTCCTGGCGGACGACCAGGCCCTGCTTCTCGGGACGTTCCGGCTGCTGATCGACTCCTGCGACGACATGGAGGTGATCGCGGTCGCGGGCGACGGTGAGGAAGCCGTCGCGGCGGTACGGGCCACCCGTCCCGACGTGATCGTGATGGACATCCGCATGCCCGGCCTCGACGGTCTCGCGGCGACCGCCGAGATCTGCCGGGACGAGACACTGCGGGACACCAAGGTCCTGATCCTCACGACCTTCGAGACCGATGAGTACGTGGCCCAGGCCCTGCGCGCCGGGGCGAGCGGGTTTCTCGGCAAGGACGTCGGGGCGGGCACGTTCCTCGACGCCATCCGTACGGTCGCCGCCGGCGACGCGCTGCTGTCCTCCTCCGCGGCCCGGTCCCTGATCAGCGACTTCCTGGCCCGCCCGGCCCGCGGCCGGGCCGGCTCCGCCGCGGCCGCTCTGGAGGTCCTCACCGCACGCGAACGCGAGGTCACGGCGTACGTGGCGGCGGGACTGTCCAACGACGAGATCGCCGCGCGGCTCTGCCTAGGCCCCCTGACCGTACGGACCCACGTGCACCGGGCCCTGGCAAAACTGGATGCCCGGGACCGGGCCCAACTGGTCGTCATCGCTTACCAGTCGGGCCTCGTACGGCCCTGAGTCAGAAGCTCGGCCTGTTCGGTCAGTTCTCGGGGTCGGGCTCCTGCGGGCCACGGTCGAGGTCCGCGTCGAGATTGGCGAGAAGTCTGTCCAGCAGGCTTTGCAGGACCTCGGTCTCCAGGTCGCTGAAGCCTCGCAGCGCGTGGCTGTTGGTCTCGTGCAGGGCCGCGAGCACCTGGGGGAGCGTCGCCAGCCCGGTCTCGGTCAGGGAGATCATGCTGACCCGCCGGTCCTGGGTGGACGGCGTACGGCGGATCAGGCCGTCACGTTCCATGCGGGCGAGCAGTTGTGCCATGGACGGCTGCTCGATTCTCGCCAGCTTCACCAGTTCCTTCTGCGGGAGCGCCTCCCCCTGGCCGAGGGCCGCCAGGACCGGCACCTGACCGAAGGCCAGCCCCAGCGGGCGCAGTCGGCGGTCGTTGAGGCGGGCCAGGGTGCGGGAGGCGATGTTGATCGAGGCGGCGGGGGTGGCGTGGGTCGGTGGCTCGTTCACGCCCGTGAGTGTATAGGTGCCTATTGAAATGATGCATAGGTACCTATACGTTGTCGGCCGGACGTCCTTACATCCGGGCGTCCGGCGTCCGGCACCCGGCGTCCGGCACCCGGCATCCGGCACCCGGCGTCCGCAGCGAGAGGCAGTAAATGATCATTCACAATGTGACCGTCATCGACGGCACGGGAGCCGCCCCGATCACCGGTGCGGAGGTCGTCGTGACCGACGGGCGGTTCAGTGCCGTCCTCCCCGCGACGTCGCGAGAGCGGGCGGTCGCCGACGGTCCCGTGATCGACGCCCGGGGCGGCTATCTGGTCCCGGGGCTGTGGGAGAGCCACACCCATCTGAGCGGCTATCTCATGGGCAAGCCCGAGAACGAGCGCGGCGAACACCTCGCGAACCTGATGGCGGAGTTCCTGGCCGTCGGGGTGACCAGTGCCGTCGATCTCGGAGGTCCCCTCGGCCTCGGGGCCGAGACGCGCGACCACCTCGCGAAGGTCTCAGGACCCGTGCCCCGGCTGTTCTTCGCGGGTCCCGTCTTCACCGGGATCAAAGGGTGGCCGGTTCTGGACATGGAGGCCCGTGCGTCCCTCGCGTACCAGACCGACAACGCCGACGACGCCTACCGCCAGGCCCTGGCCCTCGCCGACCAGGTCGACTTCCTCAAGTGCATATACGACGGTGAGCCGGGCGCACCCGACAAGCTGCCCCTCGCCGCGCTGAAAGCCGTCGTCACGGCCGCGCACGAGAAGGGCAAGAAGGTGCTCGCGCACGTCCACCACCGCTCCGAACTGGAAGAGGCGGTGGCGGCCGGGGCGGACGCCATCGAGCACGCGTTCCTGCCCGACGACCCCGGCAGCACGGCGGAGGCCCTCGACGTGGCGGCGATGCTGGCGGACACGAACACGTACTACTGCCCGACGCTGGTCACCTGGGAGCAGCTCGGGCGCAACGGCGACGACAGCTACCTCCGGGAGCTGGCCGGGGCCGGCATCCTCACCGAGGCGGACATCCCGCGGATCACGGCCCGTCCGTTCTACGGGAAGCCGTTCCCCCGGCACTCCGCGGAGGAGTCCCGTATCCGGTTCGACTACGCGATGGACACGCTCGCGCTGATGTACGACGCCGGAGTGCGGATCGCCGCCGGGAGTGACGTCGCCCTGCTGATGCCCTCCCCGCCCCGGGCCTTCCTGCGGGAGCTGCACCTGCTCGCGAAGGCGGGGCTGCCGTTGTCGGCGGTCCTGGAGGCCGCGACCCGGCACGCGGCCGGGAAGATCGGCCAGGACGCGACGGTGGGGACGATTACCGAAGGCGCGGTCGCGGACGCCCTCCTCCTCGACGCCGACCCCCTCGCCGACCTCGCGCACCTGACCGACCCCGCCCACCGGGTGGGGACGCTGAGCGGTGGACGGCCGAGCTGGGGTCAGGACGGGGTACGCGTGCCCAACTCCGCGGCGGCTTCCGCGTAGTCGACCAGGAGCCGGGCGAATTCGAGGCGTTTGGCCTGGGGCCAGTCGCGGGTGATGTGCTCGAAGGCCTGGCGGTGCTGGCTGCTGAAGCGGTCGCGCAGGGCGATGCCCTCGGGGGTGAGGAGGAGCACCGTACGGCGGCCGTCGCTCTGGGAGGCGGCCCGTACGAGAAGGCCCGCGGTGATGCAGTCGCTCACCATCCGGCTCGCCACCGAGGAATCGACGGTCAGCTGGTAGGCGACGCCGCCGACCGTCATCTCGCCGTCGGCCTCGTCGACGACGTTGATGACCTGGTTCCGCGCCATGTCCTTGCGCGTGACCGGCGGGTCGACGTCCACCAGGGCGGTACGGCGCCGCAGCCGGGCGAATGCCGCGCCGACCGCGTCCAGCAGCGCGTCGTCCGGAGTCTCGTTCTGCCTGGTCTCGTTTCCCCTGGTCACTTTGACACCTTAGTCCCAGGTCGCTGCCGAACACAATTACGTGCAACAATGCATGCATCTGCGTTTCGCAGGAGACCGGTGGGTGCCGGGAGACCCGGTTCACCGCGACGGATCGACAACGACGGGAAACACCCCCATGAGCACAACGGCCATCATCAACGCGCGGGTCTTCGACGGGGACCGGCCGCTGGAGGCGACCACCGTCGTCTTCGACCGCACCGGGATCCTCGCGGTGGGCGGGGAGGCACCCGCCGGGGCGGAGATCGTGGACGCCGCGGGCGGGACACTGCTGCCCGGCCTGATCGACGCGCACGTCCACACCAACGAGCAGGCTCTCGCCCTGGACCTGCGGTTCGGTGTGACCACGGCGCTGGAGATGCAGGGCAATCACACCGCCGGCAACCGCGCGCACATCACGGAGAACGACGCGGTGGCCGACATCCGGTCCTCCGGGTTCGCCATCACTCCTCCCGGTGGTCACCCGAGCGAGCTGTTCCCGGAGGGCTTCCGCCCCGGGCCGCCTCCCGGCGCGCGCGGCCCGAAGCCGTCGGAACCGGCGCCCCTGATGCCGTTCTCCACCACCCCCGAGGAGGCGGTGGGGTTCATCCCGCAGCTGGTCGAACGCGGCTCCGACTACATCAAGTTCATGGTCGACGACGGTTCGGTGGAGGGCCACCCGGGTCTGCCGATGCTGGACCGGGCCACGCTGAACGCGGGTGTCGCCGAGGCCAAGAAGCACGGCATGCTCACGGTCGCCCACGCGCTGACCATCGAGGCGACCCGGATGTCGATCGAGGCGGGCGTCGACGGTCTGGTCCACCTGTTCATGGAGGGCCCGCACACCGAGGAGATCATCACACTGATCCGCGACGCCGGGGCGTTCGTGGTGCCGTGTGTGGTGCTGAACGCCTCGATGATGGGCATCACGGGCGACGAGCTGGCCGACGACCCGCGCGTGGCGTCGCGTCTGGACGAGCAGTGGATGAAGACGCTGCGCAGCAGCTTCGGCCACTACCCGCAGGGCAAGCTCAGTGATGTCTTCGGCTCGGTGCGTGCGCTGCGGGACGCCGGTGTCGACATCCTGGTGGGTACGGACGCGTCCGCGCCGTTCGAGTTCCTGGGCGGTCTGGCCCACGGGGCGAGCGTCCACCACGAACTCCAGTACCTCGTCCGGGCCGGTCTGACCCCGGTGGAGGCGCTGCACGCGGGGACCTCCGTCACCGCCCGCCGCTTCGGGCTGACCGACCGGGGCCGTATCGCCGAAGGGCTGCGCGCCGACCTGCTCCTGGTCGACGGCGACCCCACCACGACCATCTCCGACACCCTCAACACCCGGGCCGTCTGGCGCCGGGGCACCCGCCTCACCCACGCCTGAGCCCCCCGCCGGGCGACCGCCGCACGGAGCGCGCGGCCCCGGCGGGCACGGTCCGGGCCGTCGTCCCTCGCCGTCCGCCCCGCACCTGCTCCCACGCGTGCGCCGGGCAACGGCCCGTACACCCTGGGCCGAACACCGGCCCCGTACACCCGGCGCCCTCACCCGCCCCACCAGCCGGGGGCTTGTCGGCATCGCCGAACGCGCCGCCCTGTGCGGGGGCCGGGCCGAGGCCGGGCCAACAGGCGGCGGTGGCCGACTCGTTCACGCCTCCCTGCCCCTGCTGCCCGCGCCCGTACCCGGAGAGAACCCCCTGTGACCACGGTCCTGATCGTCGACGACCACGCGCTGCAACGCCTCGGTTTCCGCATGCTGCTCGACGCCCACCCCGGCACGGACGTCGTCGGGGAGGCCGCGAACGGCGCGGAAGCCGTACGGCAGGCGGCCGAACTGCGCCCCGACGTGGTGCTGATGGACATCCGTATGCCCGGCGTGGACGGCATCGAGGCCACCCGCCGCATTGTGGCGTCCGGCGGCCGGTCCCGGGTCCTCATGCTCACGACCTTCGACCTGGACGAGTACGCGTACGGCGCCCTGCGCGCCGGCGCCAGCGGCTTCCTCCTCAAGGACGCCCTGCCGGGCGAACTCATCGCCGGTATCCGGGCGGTGGCGGAGGGGGACGCCGTCGCGGCCCCGGCGCTGACCCGCCGCCTGCTGGACACGTTCGTACGGCAGGGCCCGCAACCGGCCGACCGGGCCGGCGGCGCGGGCGGCGATCCCCGCCTGGCCGGACTCAGCGAACGGGAGGGCGAAGTCCTGCTGGCGATGGCACAGGGCCTCACCAACACCGAGATCGCCGCACGGCTGGTGCTGGCCGAATCCACCGTCAAGACCCACGTCAGCAAGGTGCTTGCCAGGATCGGCGCCCGCGACCGCGTCCGGGCCGTCATCATCGCGTACGAGGCGGGCCTCGTCGGAATCCGCTGACCCGCCATCGGGGTACGGGGAGACGGGGTACGGGGAGACAGGGTCGGCGGGTCATCCCCAGGTCGCCTCGCACCCGGTACTCCGGTACCGCGCCCGGCACTTGATCAGCCCCGTGGTACCGCGTATCCGGCCCCTTCCCCTTCCTAAGGTGAAGGCAGGGCCGCGGGCGGAAACGCGCCCCAACACGCCTCACCACCAGGGCCTGCCATCGCGTCCGCGATGCGCCCCTGCCCCCGCCGGCGGATCACCGTTCCCCCCACCCGGGAGTGGAACGACGCCAGAAACACCAGCGACACCGGCCCGATCCGGCCGCGGGGCCTCAAGCGAAAGGGCTGTCCCATGTGCGGGATCCATCGCCGTACACTCCTGAAAAACGCCGGCGCGGGCGCCGCGGCCGCCGGAGCGGCGGTACTGCTGTCCGGCTGCGCCGACGACACCGGCACCAAGGCGGGCAGCACCACGTCGCCGGGCCGTAAGACCTCCGGGACGACCGCCATCCAGAACGTGCGGATCTTCGACGGCGAGCGGGTCATCACCGCCCGTACGGTCGTCATCGAGGGCCACAAGATCGTCCAGGTCGGCGGCAAGGCCCCGAGCGGCGCCACTGTCGTCGACGCGTCCGGTGCCACCCTGCTGCCCGGCCTCATCGACGGCCACACGCACACCTCGGACGACGGGCTGAAGAACGCGCTGCTCTTCGGTGTGACCACCGAACTGGAGATGCAGGGCGGCGGGCACGACCCCGAGAAGACCGACAACAACGACAGCATCGCGGACGTCCGTTCGGCGGGCACCGGGGTCGGGGCGCCCGGCGGCCACCCGTCCGAACTGTTCCCCGAGGGCGGTCCGCCCGGCGTCCCGCCGGAGGGCGCGGACACCGGGGACGGGTCGGGGCCGCCGCCGGACGAGGGGGTCTCGAACCCGCGGGAGGCGGTCAAGCTGATCCGCCGCGTCGTCGCGGACGGAGCCGACTACGTGAAGATCATGATCGAGGACGGCTCGGTCCTCGGCGCGGCCGGCCTGCCCGCCCTGAGCAACGACACGATCGTGGCGTCCGTGGCCGAGGCGCACAGGCTCGGCAAGATGGCCGTGGCCCACGCGCTGACCGTGCAGGCCTTCGAGCAGGCGATCGACGCGAAGATGGACGGCCTGGTCCACCTCTTCATCGACCGGCCCGCCGACGCGAAGATCGTGCGCAAGGTCGCGGACTCCAAGGTGTTCGTCACCGCGTGCCTGTGCCTCAACAGGTCGATCATGGGCGGGACGGGCGCCGATTTCGCCGCCGACAAGCGGGTCAGCTCCCGGCTGAGCAAGGAGTGGCTGGACACCCTGCGCCACGGCAGCCTCAACCACTACCCGGAGGGCAACTTCGAGGACGTCCTCGGGAGCGTCCTCGCGCTCCACAAGGCGGGGGTGGACATCCTGGTCGGTACGGACGTCTCGGTGGCCGTGCGCTACCTCGGCGGACTCGCCCACGGCGCCAGCGTCCACCACGAGTTGCAGCTTCTCGTCCAGGCGGGGCTCACGCCCGTCCAGGCCCTGCGGGCGGCCACGTCCGTACCGGCCCGCCGCTTCGGCCTCAAGGACCGGGGCCGTATCGCCGAAGGCCTGCGCGCCGACCTCCTCCTGGTCGACGGCGACCCCACCCGCACGATCTCCGACAGCCTGTCCATCCGCGAGGTGTGGCGCCGCGGGGCCAGGCAGCCCCGGCGCTGACACCACCGCAGGCTCTTCAGCGGCTGGGGACGAGCGTTCCCCAGCCGCTTTCGAGCAGGTCGAAGGCGCGGACGACGGCCTGGCGGGGGTCTTCGTGGCCACGGGCGGTACGGGGGGCCTCAAGGGCGAAGTGGGCCAGGGCCGTACAGGCGGGATCGTCCGCGGGCAGGCCGCTCTCCTCCGCGATGACCCGGGCGAGGGCGCCGGTGTGGCGCAGCCACATGGCCTGGACGTAGTCGCGCAGCGCCGGGGTGGTGTGGACCAGCTCGAAGAACGCGGTGAAACCGGCGTCGCCGTCCACGGCGGCCATGCGGTGGCGCAGCGCGTGGTCGCGCAGCGCGGCGGGGATCGACCGGCCCGGGGGGCGCTCGCGTACGGCGGCGAGCAGGAGGGCCTCCTGATCGGCGTCCTCGTCGAAGACGAGGGCCTCCTTGACGGGGAAGTGCTTGAACAGGGTGGTGGTGGACACGTCCGCGGCGTCCGCGATCTCGCGGATGCCGACGTCGTCGTATCCGCGCTCCAGGAACAGGCGCATCGCGGCGTCACTGATGGACCGGCGCGTGGCGGCCTTCTTGCGCTCGCGGCGCCCGATCGGTGCCGGCGGGGCGGAGGAGTCGGTCGGTGGCATACCTACGATCCTATCTCCAAAGTGGTGCAACTTCAAAAGTGTATCGGTTGCACTTATGGAGTCGGCGTGGTCTTCTGGGGTGGCGGTCGACGGAACACCGTCCCGCTTCCCCGTCTCTTCTTCCCCTCTGTACGAAAGGGGTGATCAGCCATGTCCACGTCCGCATCCCTCCCTTCCGCATCCGCCGGCCCCTCGGCCGTGCCGAAGAACGTGCGCTGGGTGATGCTCGGCATCATGCTCGCGATGCTGCTGTCGATGCTCGACAACATGGTCGTCAGCACCGCGATGCCCACGATCGTCGGCCAGCTCGGCGGCCTGGAGTACATCTCCTGGGTGGTGACCGCGTACACCCTGATCACCGCCATCAGCACCCCGATCTGGGGCAAGTTCGGTGACCTGTTCGGCCGTAAATCCGTGTATCTCGCGTCCATCGCCGTGTTCGTCGTCGGGTCCGCCCTGTGCGGGGCGTCGCAGTCCATGGGCGAGCTGATCGCCTTCCGCGTCCTCCAGGGCGTCGGCGCCGGCGGGATCGGCGCGGGCGCGTTCGCGCTGATCGGCGTGCTCGTACCGCCGCGTGAGCGGGGCACGTACCAGGGCATGACCGCCTCGGTCATGGCGATCGGCACCATCGGCGGACCGCTGCTGGGCGGGTTCGTCACCGGCCACTTCGACTGGCGGTGGGCCTTCTACATCAACCTGCCGCTCGGCCTGGTCGCCCTGGTGTGGCTGTGGCTGACGCTGCACGTTCCCGCGCCGCGCGTCAGGGCGAGGATCGACTGGGCGGGCATCGGCCTGCTGACCCTCTCCATCACGGCGATCGTCCTGGCCGCCACCTGGGCGGGCAGCACCTACGCGTGGGGCTCCTGGCAGGTGCTGTCGCTCGGCGCCGTCGCCGTGATCGGGCTCGCCGCCTTCATCTCGGTGGAGAAGCGGGCCGGTGAGCCGCTGCTGCCGCTGACCGTGTTCACCGGGCACCGCAACTACCCGCTGGCGATGGCGCTGACCCTCGCCGCCGGTGTGGTCATGTTCGGCGCGGGCCTGTACCTGCCGCTGTTCCAGCAGAACGTCCAGGGCGCCTCGGCCACGCACTCCGGGCTGCTGATGCTGCCGATGATGATCCCCGTCGTGATCGTCTCGACCGTCGCGGGAAAGGTCATGTCCGCCACCGGCCGCTACAAGATCTTCCCCGTCGTCGGCGCCGCGTTCCTCACCGCCGGGCTCGGCCTGCTGTCCACCATGGACACCGGCACCTCACTGCTGCTGACCAGCCTGTACATGATCCTCGTCGGGATCGGCCTGGGCTTCACCCTGCAGATGGCCGGCACCATCGCGCAGAACAGCGTCTCCCTGCGCGACATGGGCGCCGCGATGAGCTCGTCCAATCTCTTCCGCACCCTGGGCGGGTCCCTCGGCGTCGCGGTCTTCGGCTCGCTGTTCACCCGCGCCGTCCGGTCCCACCCGCCCACGGGCGGCCGGGACGCCTACCTCACG includes:
- a CDS encoding 2-deoxy-5-keto-D-gluconate 6-phosphate aldolase domain-containing protein, translated to MSSSSSVGRLLGVRQPLYAGAAVRGAPPRTRLKFKGEKRGGINLSWTAQNNPANPENAARHEDLLICAVDHRASLETDLYQLTAAPTPSQAARIADGKLLVYEAVLDALPHFPESTRAGLLIDERYGATAAELALLSGQIDLAMPIEESGQDWFHFEYGAAWQQHAEYFPAAFSKVLVRDNPGYEESDRKAQAARLARVVSWGNSAGRSLILELLVPATEADLAAVDGSADRYDKELRGAATVRVMEYLQDRGVEPAIWKVEGLETREDAEAVARTARRGGRNARCIVLGRHAPREKLDHWLEIAAPVEGFMGFAIGRSIWWEALENYVHGKSTRDETRASITEAYVDYARYYVRVRKAPA
- a CDS encoding sensor histidine kinase gives rise to the protein MTIATTDRHRPDGRRPTQGDCLLALALYGVAVAGLSMAGDLDPSGLVIMAPACAMSVWHRARPRTVVVLATLCTLALGVLGAEFTPLLMAPVLAAVYLLPQQAERRTAQVFSVTAVSLLLVTSLAFGTGGILGHERLGFVPWVLLAGAIGDAVRNRRDYVRAVEARAELAERTREEEARRRVGEERVRIARDLHDVIAHHIALAHAQAGTAAHLLHSNPGQAQRLLEHLTDTTSSALRELKATLGLLRRTDHPDAPLEPAPGLVQLPDLVTAFGKAGLRVTVSSRGTVQSLSPGADLTAYRVVQEALTNVAKHAGTGDAAVHLDYSRRHLTITVSDDGQPIEQADRTPGYGLIGMRERARSAGGQLLAGRRPQGGFEVTMELPLLNDSTGRRGAPEEESVTP
- a CDS encoding response regulator transcription factor, which translates into the protein MTIRVVLADDQALLLGTFRLLIDSCDDMEVIAVAGDGEEAVAAVRATRPDVIVMDIRMPGLDGLAATAEICRDETLRDTKVLILTTFETDEYVAQALRAGASGFLGKDVGAGTFLDAIRTVAAGDALLSSSAARSLISDFLARPARGRAGSAAAALEVLTAREREVTAYVAAGLSNDEIAARLCLGPLTVRTHVHRALAKLDARDRAQLVVIAYQSGLVRP
- a CDS encoding MarR family winged helix-turn-helix transcriptional regulator: MNEPPTHATPAASINIASRTLARLNDRRLRPLGLAFGQVPVLAALGQGEALPQKELVKLARIEQPSMAQLLARMERDGLIRRTPSTQDRRVSMISLTETGLATLPQVLAALHETNSHALRGFSDLETEVLQSLLDRLLANLDADLDRGPQEPDPEN
- a CDS encoding amidohydrolase family protein; this translates as MTVIDGTGAAPITGAEVVVTDGRFSAVLPATSRERAVADGPVIDARGGYLVPGLWESHTHLSGYLMGKPENERGEHLANLMAEFLAVGVTSAVDLGGPLGLGAETRDHLAKVSGPVPRLFFAGPVFTGIKGWPVLDMEARASLAYQTDNADDAYRQALALADQVDFLKCIYDGEPGAPDKLPLAALKAVVTAAHEKGKKVLAHVHHRSELEEAVAAGADAIEHAFLPDDPGSTAEALDVAAMLADTNTYYCPTLVTWEQLGRNGDDSYLRELAGAGILTEADIPRITARPFYGKPFPRHSAEESRIRFDYAMDTLALMYDAGVRIAAGSDVALLMPSPPRAFLRELHLLAKAGLPLSAVLEAATRHAAGKIGQDATVGTITEGAVADALLLDADPLADLAHLTDPAHRVGTLSGGRPSWGQDGVRVPNSAAASA
- a CDS encoding MarR family winged helix-turn-helix transcriptional regulator — protein: MTRGNETRQNETPDDALLDAVGAAFARLRRRTALVDVDPPVTRKDMARNQVINVVDEADGEMTVGGVAYQLTVDSSVASRMVSDCITAGLLVRAASQSDGRRTVLLLTPEGIALRDRFSSQHRQAFEHITRDWPQAKRLEFARLLVDYAEAAAELGTRTPS